The following are encoded in a window of Panicum virgatum strain AP13 chromosome 5N, P.virgatum_v5, whole genome shotgun sequence genomic DNA:
- the LOC120676641 gene encoding uncharacterized protein LOC120676641: protein MVDPVWEHGEKRGSGFKCKYCGTSKSGGGATRFKDHLAHRGHDVIDCPSVPPAVKNFFISELDKIKAKKYERQQDRRRRDAAARSTQYVDFEGEEEEEEEQDDELQQALRHSREEYEFRQRAGPRYERGGGSGSGQARDPGGGSRPIGRMFSRSRSHIPERARDYNLATASGPRQQRIDTGPWTSKGRTARELLGRAWSKACHSVGIPGRKVDDPYFRAAIIETQKQGTGVTIPTGRDIDGKYLSENVEEIKKEINKWKQEFPEYGATIICDSWTGISRNSVINFLVYCNGMMYFWKSIDVTGKIQDHHLILKEITIVLNDIGPEDVIQIVTDNGSNFKKACKLLAEEYPHIVWQPCLAHTINLILKDIGKWDDHKAMIQSAQYICQWLYNSNSVHSMFKSATGGELVKWNATRFGTNYMFLESFMKKKDQFMIWMMSTEYRSSRHYKTEAGKYAFECMTSVQWWANMQYVINDVEPLYSFLRFADQDKTPTLGEVLMEYGSLKRTYHTRFHSDMARCDRIMEIVDRRLASVFEGTYAHTACAVHPYACYAFGISENVFGDLRKGLEKLFDIDRAARALQEYELFRRKLGEFSSDLAARMAKDRGTSPASWWAMFGSETPHLQIAAKRLLSQCASSSGCERNWSSFAFIHTKLRNRLSSMKLHNLVYVHYNLRLRIQRATATVEASDFDPATSFMDLSLYRQTRPIEEWMQHGRSNRAPTLDEDSDFADPPVPAQILTDLARRVGEPVNVDDWARENIGDTHLGKRKTKIPPNQSKRKKQRKGDVEEESIGTDDTTPEPSDDGHGGSGGDDDDDDDDDDDGDGNEGGDDNDDDDGDDRGGASTSGAPTGAMRFTGETAFTHATQDQDHGAPSSQRRTRSNTRPLGPYDGEDDGSSTSVSSTYSYPSAPSFVWPPQPHPMAVPPRPLYGYPHMYYQGYLPYGNPHMYYQEYPPEQDPSE, encoded by the exons ATGGTTGACCCTGTTTGGGAGCATGGAGAAAAAAGGGGATCGGGTTTCAAGTGCAAGTATTGTGGCACATCAAAGAGCGGTGGAGGGGCAACACGGTTCAAGGACCACTTGGCACATAGAGGTCATGATGTTATTGATTGCCCTTCGGTTCCCCCCGCGGTGAAGAACTTTTTCATTAGTGAGTTGGACAAGATAAAGGCGAAGAAGTATGAAAGACAGCAAGATAGACGTAGGAGAGATGCTGCAGCTCGAAGTACTCAATATGTTGACTTTGaaggtgaggaagaagaagaagaagagcaggaTGATGAGTTGCAGCAAGCTTTGAGACATTCACGGGAAGAGTATGAGTTTAGGCAAAGGGCTGGTCCAAGGTATGAGAGGGGTGGTGGTTCTGGATCAGGCCAGGCACGGGATCCAGGTGGTGGCTCTAGACCAATTGGGAGGATGTTTTCTAGGAGTCGGTCACATATCCCCGAGCGGGCAAGGGACTATAACCTTGCTACTGCTTCCGGACCGAGGCAGCAGAGGATTGATACGGGGCCTTGGACGTCTAAGGGGAGGACTGCGAGAGAGTTGCTGGGTAGGGCGTGGTCAAAGGCTTGCCACTCCGTTGGTATTCCTGGACGGAAGGTAGATGACCCTTACTTTAGGGCGGCCATCATAGAGACACAGAAACAAG GTACTGGGGTCACGATCCCAACTGGGAGGGACATTGATGGAAAATATCTTTCAGAGAACGTGGAGGAGATAAAGAAGGAGATCAACAAGTGGAAGCAAGAGTTCCCTGAGTATGGTGCCACTATCATATGTGATTCATGGACCGGTATTTCTCGCAATAGCGTAATCAACTTCTTGGTATATTGCAATGGAATGATGTACTTCTGGAAGTCTATTGATGTAACTGGAAAAATACAAGATCATCATCTCATACTTAAG GAGATAACAATTGTTCTGAACGATATAGGGCCAGAAGATGTGATTCAGATAGTCACTGATAATGGCAGCAACTTTAAGAAGGCTTGCAAGCTGTTGGCAGAGGAGTACCCTCACATTGTGTGGCAGCCATGTCTTGCCCACACGATCAACCTCATTCTTAAAGATATTGGAAAGTGGGATGATCACAAGGCCATGATTCAGAGTGCCCAATATATTTGTCAATGGTTATACAATTCTAATAGTGTGCACTCCATGTTTAAGAGTGCCACTGGTGGGGAGCTAGTTAAATGGAATGCAACAAGATTTGGCACTAACTATATGTTTCTGGAGAGTTttatgaagaagaaagatcaattTATGATATGGATGATGTCAACTGAATATAGATCATCACGCCACTACAAGACTGAAGCAGGCAAGTATGCATTCGAATGCATGACCTCTGTTCAATGGTGGGCAAACATGCAGTATGTTATTAATGATGTGGAGCCTCTCTATTCTTTTTTGCGATTTGCTGATCAAGACAAGACTCCAACTTTGGGTGAAGTTCTTATGGAGTACGGCAGCCTCAAGCGTACATATCATACCCGGTTCCATTCAGATATGGCAAGGTGTGACAGGATCATGGAAATTGTTGACAGAAGGTTGGCTAGTGTGTTCGAAGGTACGTATGCGCACACTGCTTGTGCCGTACACCCATATGCTTGTTATGCGTTTGGAATATCAGAAAATGTCTTTGGAGACCTTCGGAAAGGGCTGGAGAAACTTTTTGACATCGACAGAGCAGCACGTGCACTACAAGAGTATGAGCTCTTTCGTCGAAAACTTGGAGAATTCTCATCTGACCTTGCTGCGAGGATGGCAAAAGATAGAGGCACTTCTCCAGCTAGTTGGTGGGCTATGTTTGGTTCAGAAACACCACATCTTCAGATAGCAGCTAAGCGACTACTCTCTCAATGCGCATCATCAAGTGGATGTGAAAGGAATTGGAGTTCCTTTGCCTTTATTCACACAAAGCTTCGCAACAGGTTAAGCAGCATGAAGCTCCATAATTTGGTATATGTGCACTACAACCTTCGGCTTCGTATTCAGCGTGCAACAGCTACAGTTGAGGCAAGTGATTTCGATCCTGCTACTAGCTTCATGGATCTCTCATTGTATCGGCAGACCAGGCCAATTGAAGAATGGATGCAGCATGGTAGATCAAATAGAGCACCAACCTTAGATGAAGATTCTGATTTTGCCGACCCTCCTGTGCCTGCTCAGATCTTGACTGACCTCGCACGTAGGGTGGGTGAGCCAGTAAATGTTGATGATTGGGCCAGAGAGAATATTGGTGACACCCACCTAGGGAAAAGAAAGACCAAAATTCCTCCAAATCAGTctaaacgaaaaaaacaaagaaagggtGACGTTGAGGAGGAAAGCATTGGCACTGACGATACCACACCAGAGCCTAGTGATGATGGacatggtggtagtggtggtgatgatgatgacgacgacgacgatgacgatgatggtgatggcaaTGAGGGTGGTGATGAcaatgacgatgatgatgggGATGATCGTGGTGGTGCTTCTACTAGTGGTGCTCCAACTGGTGCTATGAGATTTACGGGAGAGACTGCCTTCACTCATGccacacaagatcaagatcatggaGCACCCAGCTCTCAACGTCGCACAAGAAGCAATACTCGTCCATTAGGCCCGTACGACGGTGAGGATGATGGTAGCTCTACCTCTGTCAGTTCCACCTACAGCTACCCGTCGGCACCCTCCTTTGTGTGGCCACCACAACCACATCCGATGGCTGTCCCTCCGCGTCCTCTATATGGATATCCCCATATGTACTATCAAGGATATCTCCCATATGGAAATCCTCACATGTACTATCAGGAATATCCCCCAGAGCAAGATCCCTCCGAATGA